The stretch of DNA aatacattaaaattaaattcataaaataataatgatagagtacgtaaaacaaaaaagttggataaataataattagttaattagaatttagtaaaattattccATCTTTCGTCCGAATTTAAAAGTAGCAACAAAAGTCGGTATATGAAAAGCCATTTGGATAGATTCAtaagttactttttttttaatttatgaaaaaatataatattaatgtcTAGTacaatttttaaagttaaattgtagttttttaaaaaattattttagtatttatgaaaaagttaaaaaaatgacttcttttataataaaaaatttttaatcactcttttcttaaaataagtattttaaaaattaaaaaattaaatataaaataacttatttttaaattacttttaatataagtatttattatttatattattttgttaaaaagaatttaattaaactatttatcCAAACTGAGCCATATATCCAACTCTTCTTTCCCACCACAATTtaaacataaacaaaaaatattctcTTTGTTTACACAAAAATcagaaatttatatatattattttatatttttaatatttatttttgttctaacATAACATATTCTTTCACCTTTGCCGAGACCGATTAACTATCGGCTCAAGCAAGAGAACATAAaatgagaagacaccacatccaactcaaaactttaaggtgtcaagttaatgggttgttcatcttataaactcctcactcttccatactttctttgatgtgggactaattTCAACACTtctcacacttgcaacactaacaaattgatcattgattttaatatattcaaaacacaatacattaaaaaatagtCAATACGTAATTAAGGGGTTGCTGATACTTATAACTAATCCTccacaaaattttattattttatattttattatttaatttagttagaagTTGACAAAAAACTTAGATGTGTCtccatatttattaaaaaatatatatttagaataaaatattattaatttcttaaatataatatatttatactatttaaaataattatttaaatattaaaaataataaatatataatattctattaaattaaacatccatatatttttattatacacattatatacacattatataaatattttattaattcccTGTGCTTCTTACTTCTTGGTAAAAAAATGAAGCTTCATGTGTGTTTGTCGTATCTTGAGGAGCCACGTGTAGCGTGGGTCCACGTCAACGTGCCGGCAAGGAAGAATCCATGTCAGCAATTAAGCATCATTCATCAAACATTCATACGATACGCTCCACAACAGGCACGCTTccagtttctctctctaaaaataaGTTCCCTCTCTAAAAGtaatcatcattcatcacatctctctcttctctctctaaatcGGGTTCGGTGCTGCACGTTTACATTCATAACATCCCTAATTCACCGAATTCCGATCGGTCTTCCGAGACCGGCAACAACTTTCCTCTTTCAATTTCCCAATTCTAAGGAAACACTCTGTCTTCAATTTTCTCGAGAAAATTATTTAGGGTTACGCAGGCACGCGCGCGCGCAATcctctagagagagagagagagagagagagagagagagagagagaaattcaATAATATAGAATGAGCTTTCAGGATATCGAGGCCGGCCGGCCGTTCGCTTCCCGCCGAGGCCACATCAACGGCAAGCAAGATCCCACGCAGGCGGTGGCTGCCGGAATTTTCCAGATCAACACCGCGGTCTCCACCTTCCAGAGGCTTGTCAACACCCTAGGAACCCCCAAAGACACCCCCGAGCTCCGCGAGAAGCTGTGAGATCGCGTTCCCCTCTTTCTCCCTCTTATGTGCCTTGACTGttttggtttgaattttttgtGGTTGTGGTTTGTTTTTTATTGGATTTGTGTTTTGTATGATGCTTTTGAGATAACAATTGGATCGAGGTTTGCGTTTCTTACGGCGTTATTGACGTTGCAGGCACAAGACAAGGCTGCACATTGGACAATTGGTGAAGGACACGTCAGCGAAGCTTAAACAAGCTAGTGAAATTGATCACCAATCAAATATCAATGTAAGATTTTACCTCAATTGCATGTGCAGAGAAGGTTAATTGTTATGATCCATGGAATTGTTATCATGAGTCTCTCTGGAAATTGTGTTTTTTGTTTCCCAGATTGTTTTGGGGGATGGTTTCGTTGGGAttggtttttgaatgaatgttttTGATGGACATGTTTGGGATAGTTTTAGTTATAATTATATGTTAAATGTATTGGTTGATATGACCCTGAGTTCTCTTACATTGACCGGAATAAAATAAGAGAGGCATTTAATGTCTTTATTGTGTGTGTTTGCAGGCAAACAAGAAGATAGCAGATGCTAAACTCGCGAAAGATTTTCAGGCCGTGTTGAAAGAATTTCAGAAGGCACAGCGACTTGCGGCAGAGAGGGAAACAGCTTACACCCCATTTGTTCCACAAGCAGCTCCATCCAGGTGACCAGTCAACCATTAGTGGAATCTTACGGTGGAAGAATGTGCTTATTTGTGTGGCTTAATGCTTATGTTGATACGATTTTATATATTGAACTCATTCttaaagaagaatatgttactATTGGTGATCAATTTTGCTTCTCTACTGGCTGCCATCGATGCACATAACACTTATTATTTGGGCTTTTCTTTTTGCAGCTATACACCTAATGAATCAGATGCTAATTCTGGTAAGACTCCAGAACAGCGTGCCCTTCTTGTGGAATCCAGAAGgtaaatttttgtatattacATGAAACTAAAATACAACAATTGATAGTGAAAAgcacattcttttttttttccttctttcttctggTGCTGTGGAGGAATTTACATTATAAATGACAAGACTATGTGGGAATTTGATGAAAAGCTGTAAACTTTAACATGAATAATGTATATCAGATTACTTCTTAAATGTTAACCTATTTGTCATCGGAAATTATGCTATAATCACGTTGATGCTAAAATgcatcttttttctttgttattttcctCTTCCTATCCCcgacctctctctctctgtggCTCTGTGCGAAGAGTTGATGAATCACTGGCAAGGTTCTGCTACAAGTTGTAAAATTTGTTGAAAAACTTTTTTGGTGATTTAGTGTTGATAGAAGGCTGCCCCTTTGAAAATGAGTTAATATACATATTAGTTAAAGAAAATCTGATAATGCTTTCATCCCCTAAGTAAAAATATGTTGTAAGAATTCAATTATTTCGAAATTCTAATCTGTAATTAATTGAAACACTCTGAATTTCAATGATACATATAATGAATGCCCAAGGTACCAAATGGAAGTACTAACTtgttataacattttttattttagggtTGAAGGTATTAGCAAATTCTTTTAGGTTGTGTTTGGAAGGGAGATAGAGACCGAGAGACTAAGACTAAATTAAGTCTTTGTATTGTGTTTGATGTAAAATATGCTGGATTGAGTTATGTCTAAGTATCATGTttgatttaagataaatatgaaAATTGAGGGAtggattgaaatttgaaaagtttgagagtattttttgaaagaaacgttattaaagtttcagtcttcaGTGCCAGAAATTTAATCCTCTCTGTCTCCAGTTTCTAAAGGTACTGAATGGACTGAAATTTTGTGACCCGAGATTGGAATTTTAGTTTTAGTCTTTGACCACCAAATACAATACTGAGTTTCAGTCTTCCAGTTTCAGTTCCAGTCTCTAGAAACAAACACTACCATAGGAACTAAtattgaattccaattttctCATGGACCAAAATGGTATTTTGACATTTTTAGATTTGACATGATGTGATACTTAGTATCTCGGATATTGCATTATCTTGCTGCAGGCAGGAGGTCTTGTTTTTGGATAATGAGATTGCCTTCAATGAGGCTATCATTGAAGAGAGAGAGCAAGGCATTCAAGAAATTCAGCAGCAAATTGGTGAAgtaaatgaaatttttaaagatcttGCTGTGCTTGTGCATGAACAGGGAGCTATGATTGGTAACTTTCACTTCTATTCTAATTGAGTACATCTGTCTTAATCCCAAGTTTATTTGTCCAGAACTTCTCATGTGATCTGATGCCAAGAATTTATACTTTTTTAGATGATATTGGGTCCAACATTGAGCATTCCCATGCAGCAACTGCACAAGCAAGATCGCAACTTGCTAAAGCTTCAAAGACTCAAAGATCAAATTCTTCTTTGGTAATATACATTGTGTAATATTTGCTTTAAGATTTAACCTCTCACGTGTAGTTTTAGATGTTGGATTTCCTCAATAAATTTATATGGCCGTGGAGttcatattatataatttagttGATGAAAGATCTTGGCTTTTACAAtccccttctctttctttttccttttttattttcttttcctcctaTAAACCTTCATGTATATGTCTTAGTTAATCTCAtactttgttttgatctttctTTTACAGACATGCTTGCTTTTGGTGATATTTGGAATTGTGCTTCTAATCGTCATCGTTGTTCTGGCTGCTTAGTCAAAGATTATCAGTTCTGTTAACGATCAATGATATAAACTGAGCCATTGAAGTGCAGCTAGGATCTTCCATGCTGATGATCTCTCTGAGATGATTTCCCCTGATCTTGTCAATGACTGGGATTTCTCTCGTCTGGTTTCAGTTCATAATTTGACACAAGTACATCGTGATTTTGTCTTTGGGGTTTGTGTTGTTGTCTGTGTTGGTTTTAGTGGTTTTATGGATGCATCACAACGTACTTCTCgtctattttctctttttgtttccttaataaaagaaatattaattcTTTTGGGTTTTCCTTTACCTGTAAATGCAGCACCTATTGCTAAAATTTTAGCAATACCTTAATTCAGTGTAACCTTATATATTGAGTCTCTTTTCACAAATTTGGAGCTTAGATTTCTTGTGCTTGGTTTGACTGCTGTATATAAGGAAAATGGATGTATTCCTGAGAGTTTAATTGATAATGGGTGTTTATTTCTCATTAATCTTGATACTTTTGTGCATTAATTAACTGTTAAGGCAAGAAAGAAGTCATAGACAATTGCCATTTATACTTTtagtattttgattttattttttattttttggcaaCAAAAAGTAACAAAAAAGATAAGTATGGTATGAGGTTTAATCAATAGCTCAGAAAGTGTGACATTCTCggaacataaaaactaaaatgctCGAATTGCAATTACCTTCGATGTTTGCTATTGTACAAGCGGTTCATAGACGGCTATGAAAATTATGTGAATAGTCTttagttatttagttttttGTTATACCCAACATTGAAACTAACTTTGGAAACCAATAAGAACTAGTTAAATGGGTTTAATTTAATGTGTTTTTTAAGCAAGCATTAGAAAAGTAATTAAGCTAATTTGTAAGTTTAGGTGGATTGCTGGACAATTCGTCGTTCTCGTCATCTTATAGACTTACAGTATAAACAAGTTTGAGAATTAAACAATTGAAGTCTAGTccaaatagtaataataataaacgtatattttttgtctcctAAAActattgaaaattttcaaaaatattttttatgttttgattgTTTTAACTTTATCCTTATCGTTTCAAACAGTGGTAATTTTCAATTTGGTTTTTAGATTTCTGCATGtgaatcaaattagttttttattttctatcttctCTAAATGATCAAGTTGGtctttgaaattaaattttgtaattttttgttaagtttttatttcaattatcgTTAATACCATCTTGGTATGTATTGTTAAGTGTTGACTTAACATATGAGACATGAACACCACAAGTTTATGTTTAGAATGGTGTTCTAATTTGGTGATTTAGCTCATTTCAATAtagaagaagcaaaaagcttgtTCTTGTGAAATTCTACTTGTATCCTACTTATACATAAGCATGCATGTGTCGTATAATAACTTATTTACTTTGAGACCAGCATATAATAGCTTAGTAGTTAGCACAAGGagtaagtattgttttggtccctaatGTTGAGGGTCAGAATCGAAACCGTCTTTAAcgtaaatttttatttagaatcgtCTTTAAACGTCCAGTATAGGTTGATTGGATGTGTGAAGTGTTATATGAATCCAGTATAGGTTGCTCCCATTTGGTAGTGTTTCTAGTAGTTAGAAAATGTTGTATCATACTTTCAAAGTCCCTAGTTTTGGAGAATCAATG from Arachis duranensis cultivar V14167 chromosome 4, aradu.V14167.gnm2.J7QH, whole genome shotgun sequence encodes:
- the LOC107482490 gene encoding syntaxin-22 — protein: MSFQDIEAGRPFASRRGHINGKQDPTQAVAAGIFQINTAVSTFQRLVNTLGTPKDTPELREKLHKTRLHIGQLVKDTSAKLKQASEIDHQSNINANKKIADAKLAKDFQAVLKEFQKAQRLAAERETAYTPFVPQAAPSSYTPNESDANSGKTPEQRALLVESRRQEVLFLDNEIAFNEAIIEEREQGIQEIQQQIGEVNEIFKDLAVLVHEQGAMIDDIGSNIEHSHAATAQARSQLAKASKTQRSNSSLTCLLLVIFGIVLLIVIVVLAA